From a region of the Streptacidiphilus albus JL83 genome:
- a CDS encoding beta-ketoacyl-[acyl-carrier-protein] synthase family protein — MSRTVSRTPSRPGAVVTGMGLVTPLGRKPGEVFEALTAGRSGIVAVPEGHAAHGWLPAAGIAPHIDGREVLPPTETRCVDRFVLLALAAADDALADAGLVVGRDVDARRTAVVLATGGGGLETYEQQSHGRLERGRPAVSPYLLPGMLSNMATARVAIKHGIRGHSTAIVTACAAGAQAVAEGLRLIRAGDADVVVCGGTESPLHPTIAAAFTNARALAQGWDDPTQASRPFDLRRNGFVLGEGSAVLILESAEHADARGAGGYAELIGWGSTTDAHHPTMPRPDGEGAADAMRTALASAGLAASDIGYVNAHGTATKLGDVAESAALNAVFGEHRPAVSSTKGATGHLLGAAGAVEAAITALAVARSLLPPTVNLDQPDPVCALDHVRGAARPAELRAALSNAFAFGGHNTSLVFGPTPTRAVR; from the coding sequence ATGAGCCGGACCGTCAGCCGGACCCCGAGCCGGCCGGGCGCCGTCGTCACCGGGATGGGCCTGGTCACCCCGCTGGGCCGCAAGCCGGGCGAGGTCTTCGAGGCGCTGACCGCCGGGCGCAGCGGCATCGTCGCCGTGCCGGAGGGCCACGCCGCGCACGGCTGGCTGCCCGCCGCCGGGATCGCCCCGCACATCGACGGGCGGGAGGTGCTGCCGCCGACCGAGACCCGCTGCGTCGACCGCTTCGTGCTGCTGGCCCTGGCCGCCGCCGACGATGCCCTGGCCGACGCGGGACTGGTGGTCGGCCGCGACGTGGACGCCCGCCGCACCGCCGTGGTGCTGGCCACCGGCGGCGGCGGCCTGGAGACCTACGAGCAGCAGTCGCACGGCCGGCTGGAACGCGGCCGTCCCGCCGTCAGCCCGTACCTGCTGCCGGGGATGCTCTCCAACATGGCGACGGCCCGGGTGGCGATCAAGCACGGGATCCGGGGCCACAGCACCGCGATCGTGACGGCCTGCGCGGCCGGCGCCCAGGCGGTGGCCGAGGGGCTGCGGCTGATCCGGGCGGGCGACGCCGACGTGGTGGTGTGCGGCGGGACCGAGTCCCCGCTGCATCCGACGATCGCCGCCGCCTTCACCAACGCCCGTGCACTGGCCCAGGGTTGGGACGACCCGACGCAGGCGAGCCGACCGTTCGACCTCCGCCGCAACGGGTTCGTCCTGGGCGAGGGCAGCGCCGTCCTGATCCTGGAGAGCGCCGAGCACGCGGACGCCCGGGGCGCGGGCGGCTACGCCGAGCTGATCGGCTGGGGCTCGACCACCGACGCCCACCACCCGACCATGCCCCGCCCGGACGGCGAGGGCGCGGCCGACGCCATGCGCACGGCCCTCGCCAGCGCCGGCCTGGCCGCATCCGACATCGGCTACGTCAACGCGCACGGCACCGCCACCAAACTCGGCGACGTCGCCGAATCGGCGGCGCTCAACGCGGTGTTCGGCGAGCACCGGCCCGCCGTCAGCTCCACCAAGGGCGCCACCGGCCACCTGCTGGGCGCGGCCGGAGCGGTGGAAGCCGCGATCACCGCCCTGGCCGTGGCCCGCAGCCTGCTCCCACCCACCGTCAACCTGGACCAGCCCGACCCGGTGTGCGCCCTGGACCACGTCCGCGGCGCCGCCCGCCCGGCCGAGCTCCGGGCCGCGCTGAGCAACGCCTTCGCGTTCGGCGGCCACAACACCAGCCTGGTCTTCGGGCCGACGCCCACCCGCGCCGTCAGATAG
- a CDS encoding class I adenylate-forming enzyme family protein — protein MSIRSIRSLLAGDPDVGAGNVLTSRIALGIGLDEPLLTFDTAVDDHASWEPFTLREVDRAVRARAAALHALGVGRRDPVVVYATAAADHVLSFLALVRLGAIPALLNPGVEGERAARYIARLGAVGILTDPEHRDQLAGHDPAAPVLADASELGSGDPDAAPEPYRHSADDPVAITHSSGTTGIPKAVVHSHASLYAALRHRATLPRPQGSDRMLSALPAPHAATLIAVNFALSTHGELALLSKQSGDGVLDAIESWGPRGVIGFAVTWADLARHDLSTRRLDTIALWWNTGDCAHEAHIRRLIATGSRDTVTRQGRGREPGSVFVDGLGSTEMGHSHFFITHAPGTEKYGRCVGRPHTFVDCEVVGPDGEPLGPGEVGELATASPTLAPGYWNDSVGTYRTRLRGRFLTGDLMYRDEEGFYYHVDRLVDSVDLGDGRRLYTAMSEERVLARVPGVLDCTVVAVKDGHRVVTDVLLTLADGADPAADRTAEVLAALDEHTAATVRSVLVVGDDHLPLGPTGKVRKVLLRERHLAPAGVR, from the coding sequence GTGAGCATCCGCAGTATCCGCAGCCTCCTGGCGGGCGACCCGGACGTCGGCGCAGGAAACGTGCTGACCAGCAGGATCGCCCTGGGCATCGGTCTCGACGAGCCGCTGCTGACCTTCGACACCGCGGTGGACGACCACGCCTCCTGGGAGCCGTTCACCCTGCGCGAGGTCGACCGCGCCGTCCGGGCCCGGGCGGCCGCGCTCCACGCCCTCGGAGTCGGCCGTCGGGACCCGGTGGTGGTGTACGCGACCGCCGCCGCCGACCACGTCCTGTCCTTCCTGGCGCTGGTCCGGCTCGGTGCGATCCCGGCGCTGCTCAACCCCGGGGTGGAGGGCGAGCGAGCGGCCCGCTACATCGCCCGCCTCGGCGCCGTCGGCATTCTCACCGACCCCGAGCACCGGGACCAGCTGGCCGGGCACGACCCGGCGGCCCCGGTGCTCGCCGACGCCTCCGAGCTCGGCTCCGGCGACCCGGACGCGGCGCCCGAGCCGTACCGGCACTCGGCGGACGACCCGGTGGCGATCACCCACTCCTCCGGCACCACCGGGATCCCCAAGGCCGTGGTGCACTCGCACGCCAGCCTGTACGCGGCGCTCCGCCACCGTGCCACGCTGCCGCGCCCGCAGGGCTCGGACCGGATGCTCAGCGCCCTGCCCGCCCCGCACGCGGCCACCCTGATCGCGGTGAACTTCGCCCTCAGTACGCACGGCGAACTCGCCCTGCTCTCGAAGCAGTCCGGCGACGGCGTGCTGGACGCCATCGAGAGCTGGGGTCCGCGCGGCGTGATCGGCTTCGCCGTCACCTGGGCCGACCTCGCCCGCCACGACCTGAGCACCCGGAGGCTCGACACGATCGCGCTGTGGTGGAACACCGGGGACTGCGCCCACGAGGCGCACATCCGCCGGCTGATCGCCACCGGCTCGCGCGACACCGTCACCCGCCAGGGCCGCGGCCGCGAGCCGGGCTCGGTGTTCGTCGACGGCCTGGGCTCGACCGAGATGGGCCACTCGCACTTCTTCATCACCCACGCCCCCGGCACCGAGAAGTACGGCCGCTGCGTCGGCCGTCCGCACACCTTCGTGGACTGCGAGGTGGTCGGCCCGGACGGCGAGCCGCTCGGCCCCGGCGAGGTCGGCGAACTCGCCACCGCCTCCCCGACCCTGGCGCCCGGCTACTGGAACGACTCGGTCGGCACCTACCGCACCCGGCTGCGCGGCCGCTTCCTCACCGGCGACCTGATGTACCGGGACGAGGAGGGCTTCTACTACCACGTCGACCGGCTGGTGGACTCGGTCGACCTGGGCGACGGCAGGCGGCTGTACACCGCGATGTCCGAGGAGCGGGTACTGGCCCGCGTCCCCGGGGTCCTGGACTGCACGGTCGTCGCGGTGAAGGACGGCCACCGCGTGGTCACCGACGTGCTGCTGACCCTCGCGGACGGCGCCGACCCGGCCGCCGACCGCACCGCGGAGGTCCTCGCCGCGCTCGACGAGCACACCGCCGCCACCGTTCGCTCGGTCCTGGTGGTCGGCGACGACCACCTCCCGCTCGGCCCGACCGGCAAGGTCCGCAAGGTCCTGCTGCGCGAGCGCCACCTCGCCCCGGCGGGCGTCCGATGA
- a CDS encoding beta-ketoacyl synthase N-terminal-like domain-containing protein, which yields MSGLHTLATATWPPPQGTGELPPLPGFSASTFNPLVAAVAELCLTRHHARPERKGDRTGLVLASAGGDRATALAIDTAAASGRRMPPLLFFQSNPNAVLGHIAARWGLTGPLVAISPRKASPPGRIPADALELATLLVADGDAEQVLVIAAEQAEPAGGTDHATAVLVAAG from the coding sequence ATGAGCGGACTGCACACGCTCGCCACCGCGACCTGGCCGCCCCCGCAGGGGACCGGCGAGCTGCCTCCGTTGCCCGGCTTCTCGGCCTCCACCTTCAACCCCCTGGTGGCGGCCGTCGCCGAGCTCTGCCTCACCCGGCACCACGCCCGACCCGAGCGGAAGGGCGACCGCACCGGGCTGGTCCTGGCCAGCGCCGGAGGCGACCGCGCCACCGCACTGGCCATCGACACCGCCGCCGCCTCCGGGCGCCGGATGCCGCCGCTGCTGTTCTTCCAGTCCAACCCCAACGCGGTCCTCGGGCACATCGCCGCCCGCTGGGGGCTGACCGGCCCGCTCGTCGCCATCAGCCCCCGGAAGGCCTCCCCGCCCGGCCGGATCCCGGCCGACGCACTGGAGTTGGCCACCCTGCTGGTCGCCGACGGCGATGCCGAACAGGTCCTGGTCATCGCCGCGGAGCAGGCCGAACCGGCCGGGGGCACCGACCATGCCACCGCCGTCCTGGTCGCCGCCGGCTGA
- a CDS encoding beta-ketoacyl synthase N-terminal-like domain-containing protein has translation MSTSAPSAVRPVFTGLGVLSAFGRGLAPLAAATARARTGFTEVTRFDVSRRGTRRAALLPDPPPLARAVLGALADACHQSGLPVGPGDTPLLLALHSDLRTGEVAEAVRRGSAALGLPGVTRVYTGACVAAATAVADAAALVASGRHPRVVVAAGHLVEPGVFAAFDAGRALARDGELRPFSSGRTGTLLGDAAAAVVIEADAAAARRGRRPLARLAGWGRSGDAHHVCRPHPDGEGVARATRAALARAGVAPAEVGYVNANGTGSPMSDLAEARALREVFGDALEGLPVSSSKSVHGHALEASALLELVVTIAALDSEELPVNAGWLGPDPEIGLNLVLAGAGGNHPRYALSLNSAFGGANTALLVAAA, from the coding sequence ATGAGCACCAGTGCACCGTCGGCCGTCCGGCCGGTGTTCACCGGTCTCGGAGTGCTCAGCGCCTTCGGCCGCGGGCTCGCCCCGCTGGCGGCCGCGACCGCCCGGGCCAGGACCGGCTTCACCGAGGTGACCCGCTTCGACGTCAGTCGGCGCGGCACCCGGCGGGCAGCCCTGCTGCCCGATCCGCCGCCGCTCGCCCGAGCAGTGCTCGGCGCCCTCGCCGACGCGTGCCACCAGTCCGGGCTGCCCGTCGGACCCGGTGACACGCCGCTGCTGCTCGCCCTCCACAGCGATCTGCGCACCGGCGAGGTGGCCGAGGCCGTGCGCCGGGGCTCCGCCGCCCTCGGGCTGCCCGGGGTCACCCGGGTCTACACCGGCGCCTGCGTGGCGGCCGCCACCGCGGTGGCCGACGCCGCCGCCCTGGTCGCTTCCGGCCGGCACCCCCGGGTGGTGGTCGCGGCCGGCCACCTGGTGGAGCCGGGCGTCTTCGCCGCCTTCGACGCGGGCCGGGCCCTGGCCCGCGACGGGGAGTTGCGGCCGTTCAGCAGCGGGCGGACCGGCACCCTGCTCGGCGACGCCGCAGCGGCCGTGGTCATCGAGGCGGACGCTGCCGCCGCGCGGCGTGGCAGGCGCCCGCTGGCCCGGCTCGCCGGCTGGGGCCGGTCCGGCGACGCCCATCACGTGTGCCGTCCGCACCCCGACGGCGAGGGCGTGGCCCGTGCCACCCGGGCCGCGCTGGCCCGGGCGGGTGTCGCCCCGGCCGAGGTGGGCTACGTCAACGCCAACGGCACCGGTTCGCCGATGTCGGACCTGGCGGAGGCACGGGCGCTGCGCGAGGTCTTCGGCGACGCCCTGGAGGGACTCCCGGTCAGTTCGAGCAAGTCCGTCCACGGCCACGCCCTGGAAGCCTCCGCGCTGCTCGAACTCGTGGTCACCATAGCCGCGTTGGACAGCGAAGAGCTGCCGGTCAACGCCGGCTGGCTGGGCCCCGACCCGGAGATCGGCCTGAACCTCGTCCTGGCGGGAGCGGGCGGGAACCACCCCCGCTACGCCCTCAGCCTCAACTCGGCGTTCGGCGGCGCCAACACCGCGCTCCTGGTCGCCGCCGCATGA
- a CDS encoding acyl carrier protein, with product MHEHIRTFVLAALTEMNYDVSEVTGDTDLGPAGLDLESLALADLSVQVEDTFGIKFDLDEMEATALMTLDQFTADVARRVAAAPTAAGSPA from the coding sequence ATGCACGAGCACATCCGCACGTTCGTCCTCGCGGCACTCACCGAGATGAACTACGACGTCTCCGAGGTCACCGGCGACACCGACCTCGGGCCGGCCGGACTCGACCTCGAGTCACTGGCCCTCGCCGACCTGTCCGTCCAGGTCGAGGACACGTTCGGGATCAAGTTCGACCTCGACGAGATGGAGGCCACCGCGCTGATGACCCTCGACCAGTTCACCGCCGATGTGGCCCGACGGGTCGCCGCCGCCCCGACCGCCGCCGGCAGCCCCGCGTGA